In Pseudobacter ginsenosidimutans, the following are encoded in one genomic region:
- a CDS encoding M48 family metallopeptidase: protein MRLFFLLVIVCSSPPCFSQSITYKPLNDDAAQIKSWDANMATQHKQLLDTLRNYYKADFKKIYENRYTDLKELTAKNRILTDSVANNYLQQLVKTIFINNPVISQQGYRIRFTRDYWPNAASMGEGTIIFNIGLFTKLQNESQVAFVLCHEIAHYHLRHSQNSIERYVNTINSKEYQEELRRIVKSEYQRGKQLESLAKSVTFNNRRHTREHESSADSMALELFRNTPFKTEEALSCLALLDSIDRDKYNIAPALDKIFNFPQYPFQKKWIQEEQSLFSAMAASSKEEKSKDRDSLKTHPDCAVRVKQLSEKVKQYSTGNKQIAPVDAVSFKQLQELFDYEIIAHCFNNDYVSRSFYYTLQLLHSRPNDPWLIANTGRCLNRMFQAQKNHELNKIVDLPSPWQEEKYNAVLQFIQRVRLMDFAAISYYFLQPHEKMENPSEDMLVALINSKINFNKPEEQSSLIALYNKLYPNGKTKF from the coding sequence ATGAGACTGTTTTTTCTGTTGGTAATCGTATGTTCCAGCCCCCCATGCTTTTCCCAATCCATCACTTACAAACCACTTAATGACGATGCCGCCCAGATCAAATCCTGGGACGCGAATATGGCCACGCAACACAAGCAATTGCTGGATACACTCCGCAATTACTACAAGGCCGATTTCAAAAAGATCTATGAGAACAGATATACAGATCTCAAAGAGCTCACAGCTAAAAATCGCATTCTCACAGATTCTGTTGCCAACAATTACCTGCAACAACTGGTAAAAACCATTTTCATCAACAACCCCGTAATCTCCCAGCAAGGTTACAGGATCAGGTTCACAAGGGACTATTGGCCCAATGCCGCCAGTATGGGTGAAGGCACCATCATATTCAATATCGGGCTCTTTACCAAACTGCAAAATGAAAGCCAGGTTGCGTTCGTGCTTTGTCACGAAATTGCCCACTATCACCTTCGCCATAGTCAGAACAGCATCGAACGTTATGTGAATACTATCAACTCTAAAGAATACCAGGAAGAGCTCAGGCGCATCGTGAAGTCGGAGTACCAGCGTGGCAAGCAGCTCGAAAGCCTTGCAAAGTCTGTCACCTTCAATAACCGCCGTCACACCCGCGAACATGAATCTTCTGCAGACAGCATGGCATTGGAGCTGTTCCGGAATACACCCTTCAAAACAGAAGAAGCGCTCAGTTGTCTGGCACTGTTGGACAGTATCGACAGAGACAAATACAATATAGCTCCGGCGCTCGATAAGATCTTCAACTTCCCGCAATATCCCTTCCAGAAAAAATGGATACAGGAAGAACAATCACTGTTCAGCGCAATGGCCGCTTCATCTAAAGAAGAAAAGAGTAAAGACAGGGACTCGCTCAAAACGCACCCCGACTGTGCTGTTCGGGTAAAGCAACTGTCAGAAAAAGTGAAACAGTACAGCACGGGAAATAAACAAATCGCTCCGGTTGATGCGGTTTCCTTCAAACAGCTGCAGGAGCTTTTCGATTATGAGATCATTGCGCACTGCTTCAATAACGATTATGTTTCAAGAAGTTTTTATTACACGCTTCAACTGTTGCACTCCCGTCCAAATGATCCCTGGCTGATCGCCAACACCGGGCGTTGCCTGAACCGGATGTTCCAGGCACAGAAGAATCATGAACTGAATAAGATCGTGGACCTGCCTTCACCCTGGCAGGAGGAGAAATACAATGCCGTACTCCAGTTCATTCAAAGAGTAAGGCTGATGGACTTTGCCGCCATCAGTTATTATTTCCTGCAGCCTCATGAAAAGATGGAAAACCCGTCTGAAGACATGCTGGTGGCGCTGATCAACAGCAAGATCAATTTCAACAAACCAGAAGAACAATCCTCTCTCATAGCCCTGTACAATAAACTTTATCCAAACGGAAAAACAAAATTTTGA
- a CDS encoding DUF6770 family protein yields the protein MKKITGMLALALTIGQATTAQKLSIENVRTVSLRSTGAIKAHEEVKGYFTLYQGDKIDKNTNEYALQIMDENLNKVKEVKFTDSRKVQLLESAHNGTDLIFKFFDEEQKLIDFRVYGFDGKKKFNYQREVDKKTKRYMEQLDAYLKNGAENKSIFSVGDNGYISVIPVRDEGDFTYEVSYYGSGKKSSWTFNPDGEDSKTAQAQYLGSTDSVAVFSVMKKSNRLTKKSSSFLMGLYLHNGKIAFDFETDKDKFNFLPMNISPIVGTTNFLVMGQYCDKEDNISKGKSLGLGMWLVNSQGKILNAKYNSWESEIGKHLSVNAKGRVEDIGYIYFHKILQTEDGNFFAVGEGYKRQADAVGIAANVLVGGGAASTTKIKVTDMMMLSFDQQFNIKAATIYDKTPTNVALLPGMDFANLPTVAMWVKYFFNGFDYAFTQTDKTHSTFTVGYIDFVKEKDYKGGTFNAITYYNGQFTKDKVNLVKNGSKLSVYEGKLGAIMIAEYFKKEKKLELRLEKIN from the coding sequence ATGAAAAAGATTACCGGAATGCTTGCCCTGGCCCTTACTATCGGTCAGGCCACTACTGCTCAGAAACTGAGTATCGAAAATGTAAGGACAGTATCCCTCAGAAGTACAGGAGCTATCAAAGCCCATGAAGAGGTAAAAGGCTACTTCACTTTATACCAGGGAGATAAGATCGATAAGAACACCAATGAATACGCACTCCAGATCATGGACGAAAACCTCAATAAGGTAAAGGAGGTAAAGTTCACGGATTCCAGAAAAGTGCAATTGCTGGAATCCGCTCATAATGGAACGGATCTCATCTTCAAATTCTTCGATGAAGAGCAGAAACTGATCGACTTCCGCGTATACGGATTTGATGGAAAAAAGAAATTCAACTACCAGCGCGAAGTGGACAAAAAGACAAAACGATACATGGAACAGCTGGATGCCTACTTGAAAAATGGCGCAGAAAATAAATCCATTTTTTCTGTAGGCGACAATGGGTACATCTCGGTTATCCCTGTTCGTGATGAGGGAGACTTCACCTATGAAGTGTCTTACTATGGCAGCGGTAAGAAAAGCAGCTGGACATTCAATCCTGATGGCGAAGATTCCAAAACAGCACAAGCACAATACCTTGGCAGTACAGACAGCGTGGCCGTATTTTCAGTGATGAAAAAAAGCAACAGGCTCACAAAAAAATCCTCTTCCTTCCTGATGGGATTATACCTGCATAATGGAAAAATTGCTTTTGATTTCGAGACGGATAAGGACAAATTCAATTTCCTGCCAATGAATATCTCCCCGATCGTTGGCACCACCAATTTCCTGGTGATGGGGCAATATTGCGATAAAGAAGACAATATCTCCAAAGGAAAAAGTTTGGGCCTCGGTATGTGGCTGGTAAACTCCCAGGGAAAGATCCTCAATGCCAAATACAATTCCTGGGAATCAGAGATCGGCAAGCACCTCAGCGTAAATGCAAAAGGTCGCGTGGAAGATATTGGCTATATCTACTTCCATAAGATCCTGCAAACTGAAGACGGTAACTTCTTTGCCGTTGGAGAAGGTTATAAGCGCCAGGCCGATGCAGTAGGAATTGCTGCCAATGTTCTGGTTGGCGGAGGTGCTGCGTCTACAACCAAGATCAAAGTAACGGACATGATGATGCTTAGCTTCGATCAGCAGTTCAATATCAAAGCCGCCACTATCTACGATAAAACTCCCACCAATGTGGCCCTTCTGCCAGGAATGGATTTTGCCAACCTGCCTACTGTTGCCATGTGGGTGAAATATTTCTTCAACGGTTTCGACTACGCATTCACGCAAACTGACAAAACACACTCCACTTTCACAGTTGGATATATCGATTTTGTAAAAGAAAAAGATTACAAAGGCGGCACCTTCAATGCCATCACCTACTATAATGGCCAGTTTACGAAAGACAAGGTCAACCTTGTAAAGAATGGCAGCAAATTAAGTGTGTATGAAGGCAAGCTCGGCGCCATCATGATCGCTGAATATTTCAAAAAAGAGAAGAAGCTGGAACTGAGACTGGAAAAAATCAACTAA
- a CDS encoding DUF6770 family protein, producing the protein MKFSFIAITTFLLLTYSGLAQNKLSIENVRTVFLRSTGPITSNYEVKGYFTFFQSDKVDKKNNEYTLQLMDENLNKVKDVQFVDSKNIILQESASDNKSILFKFYNADQKSYDCRVYGVDGKQKFSYQREVDKKTLAYLKAMKVPPGSESNNLFAVDNKGFIAVYQQMVDDIPTFEINFYSSTDKRQWSYVPSVVKPAGGSFLGCSENVALFNVIKSAGTPLAPKIETWILGIYLQSGERAFEIRTDAQQYNMTPMSVITFKGTDNFLLMGAYFDKNEKNLSGRSLGVGLWLMNSSGRVLNSKYNSWESEISKVLNVNEKGRVEDFGYVFFHDLIETSNGHFFAVCEGYRKSGAKMLVTDMLLLHFDEKFNIREAKIYEKNSNSLDLPAAVEMMNLAAAGNYIKYGAYGFDYAFTQIDKTRSSFSVGYTDYVKDKDYKGLTFNAISYNSGMLSTDKINLKTEAGGMRIFAGKPGSVMILEYFKKEKKLDMRLEKIN; encoded by the coding sequence ATGAAATTCTCATTCATTGCAATCACCACTTTTCTCTTGTTGACCTATTCCGGTCTGGCCCAGAACAAACTGAGCATAGAGAATGTACGCACCGTTTTCCTGCGCAGCACCGGCCCCATCACCAGCAACTATGAAGTGAAGGGTTATTTTACTTTTTTCCAGTCTGATAAAGTGGACAAAAAGAATAATGAGTACACCCTCCAGCTCATGGATGAAAACCTCAATAAGGTGAAGGATGTTCAATTCGTTGATTCTAAGAATATCATCCTGCAGGAATCTGCCTCTGATAACAAAAGCATCCTTTTCAAATTCTACAATGCAGATCAGAAGTCTTACGACTGCAGGGTTTACGGTGTAGATGGAAAACAGAAATTCAGTTACCAGCGTGAAGTGGACAAAAAAACACTTGCTTACCTCAAAGCAATGAAAGTCCCGCCCGGTTCGGAAAGCAACAATCTTTTTGCCGTAGACAACAAAGGCTTTATCGCCGTTTACCAGCAAATGGTGGATGATATCCCTACTTTCGAGATCAACTTTTACAGCAGCACAGACAAGAGACAATGGTCTTATGTTCCTTCCGTTGTAAAGCCCGCCGGTGGCAGCTTCCTGGGTTGCAGCGAGAACGTGGCGCTGTTCAATGTGATCAAATCTGCCGGCACACCCCTGGCTCCCAAAATAGAAACATGGATACTCGGCATCTATCTTCAATCAGGCGAACGCGCCTTCGAGATCAGAACAGATGCACAGCAGTACAATATGACGCCAATGAGTGTGATCACTTTCAAAGGCACAGACAACTTTCTGTTGATGGGCGCCTATTTTGACAAGAATGAAAAGAATCTCAGCGGCAGAAGCCTGGGCGTAGGTCTCTGGCTGATGAACAGTTCCGGCAGGGTACTTAATTCCAAATACAATTCCTGGGAATCAGAGATCAGCAAAGTGCTCAACGTAAATGAAAAAGGAAGAGTGGAAGATTTCGGTTACGTTTTCTTCCATGATCTTATCGAAACATCCAATGGTCACTTCTTTGCTGTTTGCGAAGGCTACCGGAAGTCAGGCGCTAAGATGCTTGTAACGGATATGCTGCTGCTTCATTTCGATGAAAAGTTCAATATCAGGGAAGCGAAGATCTACGAGAAGAACAGTAATTCCCTCGATCTCCCCGCTGCTGTTGAGATGATGAACCTCGCCGCCGCAGGGAACTATATCAAATATGGCGCATACGGATTCGATTATGCTTTCACACAGATCGACAAAACACGGAGCTCTTTTTCTGTAGGTTATACGGACTACGTGAAAGACAAGGATTACAAAGGTCTTACCTTCAATGCCATTTCTTACAACAGCGGAATGCTCTCCACAGATAAGATCAACCTGAAGACTGAAGCCGGCGGCATGCGCATCTTTGCCGGAAAGCCAGGTTCAGTAATGATCCTGGAGTATTTCAAAAAGGAAAAGAAGCTGGACATGCGCCTGGAGAAGATCAACTAA
- a CDS encoding acyl-CoA dehydrogenase family protein → MSSATATQQNTVLKGGEWLIRESAPSDTFIPEDFNEEQKMVKDMCISFLDAEVIPILERIDKLEQGLMPSLVAKAGEQGLLGTSIPEQYGGLGKDFITSTLVNEGLGGGFSFSVAVAAHTGIGTLPILYFGTEAQKEKYITKLATGEWKGAYGLTEPNSGSDALGAKTTAKLSDDGKYYLLNGQKCWITNGGFADVYTVFAKIDGDKFTGFIVERGFEGFTQGPEEHKMGIKGSSTVQLYFQDCKVPVENVLGEIGRGHIIAFNILNIGRLKLCAAALGGAKRAATTSIQYANTREQFKTAIANFGAIQHKLSEMAIKMWVNESSLYRTSKWIDDKENEMLKAGKPFNESLLGAAEEYAIECAILKVSGSEMLDFVVDEGVQVHGGNGYSDEYVISKAYRDSRINRIYEGTNEINRLLTVDMVLKRAMKGKLDLMGPAMNVQKELMSIPDFGSDDEAPFAKERKLIANFKKAILMTAGAAVQKLMMKIENEQELLMNIADMAIETFNAESALLRVMKLSEMKGADAVQYESDIMQTYLYDAADRINKAGKDAINSFAEGDEQRMMLLGLKRFTKADPFNSKEARRRIAKRLIGENKYPL, encoded by the coding sequence ATGAGCAGTGCAACAGCAACCCAGCAAAATACCGTTCTGAAAGGCGGTGAATGGCTGATCAGGGAAAGCGCTCCTTCAGATACCTTCATCCCGGAAGATTTCAATGAAGAGCAGAAAATGGTAAAGGATATGTGTATATCCTTTCTCGATGCAGAAGTGATCCCCATTCTCGAACGTATCGATAAACTGGAACAGGGGCTGATGCCATCTCTGGTGGCAAAAGCCGGAGAACAGGGCCTGCTCGGCACTTCCATCCCGGAACAATATGGCGGTCTCGGCAAGGATTTCATCACCAGCACGCTGGTGAATGAAGGGCTTGGCGGAGGATTTTCTTTTTCCGTGGCTGTAGCTGCGCACACCGGAATCGGCACACTGCCGATCCTGTATTTCGGAACAGAAGCACAGAAAGAAAAATACATCACCAAACTTGCAACGGGAGAATGGAAAGGAGCATACGGACTCACTGAGCCCAACAGCGGTTCGGATGCGCTCGGCGCCAAAACCACCGCCAAGCTCAGCGATGACGGAAAATATTATTTACTCAACGGACAAAAATGCTGGATCACCAACGGTGGTTTTGCAGATGTATACACAGTATTCGCCAAGATCGATGGCGATAAATTCACCGGCTTCATTGTTGAAAGAGGTTTCGAAGGATTTACGCAGGGGCCTGAAGAGCATAAGATGGGCATTAAGGGATCATCAACTGTACAACTCTATTTCCAGGACTGTAAAGTGCCTGTAGAGAACGTGCTGGGTGAGATCGGAAGAGGTCATATCATTGCGTTCAACATCCTGAACATTGGTCGTTTGAAACTCTGTGCTGCTGCACTGGGTGGGGCAAAACGCGCTGCTACTACCAGCATCCAGTATGCGAATACCCGTGAGCAATTCAAAACTGCCATCGCCAATTTTGGCGCTATTCAGCACAAGCTGTCTGAAATGGCTATCAAAATGTGGGTGAACGAAAGCTCTCTCTATCGTACCTCCAAATGGATCGATGATAAAGAAAATGAAATGCTGAAAGCCGGCAAGCCGTTCAATGAATCACTGCTGGGCGCTGCAGAAGAATACGCCATCGAGTGTGCGATCCTGAAAGTGAGTGGCAGTGAAATGCTGGACTTTGTAGTGGATGAAGGCGTGCAGGTGCATGGAGGCAATGGTTACAGCGATGAATATGTGATCTCCAAAGCTTATCGCGACAGCCGTATCAACCGCATTTACGAAGGCACCAATGAGATCAACCGTTTGCTGACCGTTGACATGGTACTGAAACGTGCGATGAAAGGCAAGCTGGACCTGATGGGACCTGCTATGAACGTTCAAAAGGAACTGATGAGCATTCCTGATTTTGGCTCCGATGATGAAGCGCCTTTTGCAAAAGAGCGCAAGCTGATCGCCAATTTCAAGAAAGCCATCCTGATGACAGCAGGTGCTGCCGTTCAGAAACTGATGATGAAGATCGAGAATGAGCAAGAGCTCCTGATGAATATTGCTGATATGGCCATCGAAACATTCAATGCAGAAAGCGCATTGCTTCGTGTGATGAAGCTGTCGGAAATGAAAGGCGCTGATGCTGTTCAATACGAAAGCGATATCATGCAGACCTATCTCTATGATGCAGCAGACAGAATTAACAAGGCCGGCAAAGATGCCATCAACTCTTTTGCGGAAGGTGACGAACAGCGCATGATGCTGCTGGGATTGAAACGCTTCACCAAGGCTGACCCCTTCAACAGCAAGGAAGCCAGAAGAAGGATCGCGAAGAGACTGATCGGAGAGAACAAGTATCCGTTATAA
- a CDS encoding MarR family winged helix-turn-helix transcriptional regulator has protein sequence MPNNQFKKGELYSFITGKASTAIARRLQKKFNAAGLNLTIEQWSVLYHLWKQDGISQQELCNATFRDKPSITRLVDNLEKLQLVKRVPSSSDRRMNMVYLTKQAQKLQEETMSLAEHTLNEALEGVPTDRVDICKEVLQIVYDNLK, from the coding sequence ATGCCAAACAACCAATTCAAGAAAGGAGAATTATATAGTTTCATCACAGGTAAGGCTTCTACTGCCATCGCAAGAAGATTGCAGAAAAAGTTCAATGCTGCGGGATTGAATTTAACCATCGAGCAATGGAGTGTGTTATATCATTTGTGGAAACAGGATGGGATCAGTCAGCAGGAATTGTGTAATGCCACTTTTCGCGACAAGCCCAGTATTACGAGGCTGGTGGATAATCTCGAAAAACTGCAGCTGGTGAAAAGGGTTCCTTCTTCTTCTGACCGCCGGATGAATATGGTGTATCTCACCAAACAGGCACAGAAATTACAGGAAGAGACCATGAGCCTGGCAGAGCACACGTTGAACGAAGCGCTGGAAGGCGTTCCTACAGACCGCGTAGATATTTGTAAAGAAGTTTTACAGATCGTGTACGATAATTTGAAATAG